The following coding sequences are from one Cotesia glomerata isolate CgM1 unplaced genomic scaffold, MPM_Cglom_v2.3 scaffold_43, whole genome shotgun sequence window:
- the LOC123274559 gene encoding dynein axonemal assembly factor 4-like, whose amino-acid sequence MPSIIVTDYTWRQTAEEIIISVPIRGSPKDVNVFAIDNYVKMSYPPFILELFLWKSIIEEESQCTLSESQAVLILKKSEIDTDWPSLIENNLSKEQKREYRNQALEHARLSAEKRQNEKKTKYRELDRQAVKEQIKLESKVHNKIQEVRDSHRREAMDEFENWRKNAEKPILCNEKAVLQENRKSYKAPLKWFKSESDDSRSTESQSPKAIETVDNETEEETTPAAEKIKPFGAFLGSPPTERSPSPVMQSVILDTSYREREADTKRGKEIIDKLLSGNYRISNKKNIFDKTDVSIPAPRQSGRITVTFSERVFPTPARESYHLQEKEWLEKQAEARRKFGFASEDLRPEEQNPQWLKDKGDEFFKVGNYLAAISAYTHGIKLSDKMASLYANRAAAQYALANYQRCAEDCSKALELMEPKCEGNRESRARCHARFGAALCKLSAPQHGIPELEAALKLSPDNDTIKRDLEVARKFFDLAN is encoded by the exons ATGCCATCTATAATAGTAACCGATTACACTTGGCGGCAAACAGccgaagaaataataatatcagtGCCAATTAGAGGTAGTCCCAAAGATGTTAATGTTTTTGCGATTGACAACTACGTAAAA atGAGCTACCCGCCTTTTATACTGGAGTTATTTTTATGGAAAAGTATAATTGAGGAAGAAAGCCAGTGTACTTTGTCAGAATCACAGGCTGTACTGATCCTAAAAAAGAGCGAGATAGATACAGACTGGCCGAGtcttattgaaaataatttaagtaaagaaCAAAAACGCGAGTATCGAAATCAAGCTCTGGAACATGCTCGTTTGTCGGCTGAGAAACGtcaaaatgagaaaaaaa CAAAGTATCGAGAACTGGATCGACAAGCGGTGAAGGAACAAATAAAACTCGAGTCGAAGGTACACAATAAAATTCAAGAGGTTCGAGACTCTCATAGAAGAGAAGCTATGGATGAGTTTGAAAATTGGCGGAAAAATGCAGAGAAACCAATTCTTTGTAATGAGAAAGCAGTACTACAAGAAAACAGGAAGTCTTACAA AGCCCCACTTAAGTGGTTCAAAAGCGAATCTGATGATTCCCGGTCGACTGAATCCCAATCTCCGAAAGCAATAGAAACTGTTGATAACGAAACCGAAGAAGAAACTACTCCAGctgctgaaaaaataaaaccttTTGGTG CTTTCCTGGGATCCCCTCCAACTGAGAGGTCACCGAGTCCAGTAATGCAATCAGTCATCCTTGATACGTCGTACAGAGAGCGAGAAGCTGATACTAAACGAGGAAaagaaattattgataaacttCTATCTGGGAACTATCgtattagtaataaaaaaaacatctttGACAAGACTGACGTAAGTATTCCTGCTCCGAGGCAATCTGGTAGGATCACTGTAACATTCTCGGAACGTGTGTTTCCAACTCCCGCTAGAGAAAGTTATCACTTACAAGAAAAAGAA tggCTTGAAAAACAAGCTGAAGCACGAAGAAAATTTGGATTTGCTTCTGAAGATTTAAGACCTGAAGAACAAAACCCGCAGTGGCTTAAAGATAAAGGAGA tgAATTTTTCAAGGTCGGCAACTATTTAGCAGCAATAAGTGCATACACTCATGGTATTAAACTAAGTGACAAGATGGCAAGTCTTTATGCAAATAGAGCAGCAGCTCAATACGCTTTGGCTAATTATCAAAGATGTGCAGAAGATTGCTCCAAG gCTTTAGAACTAATGGAACCAAAGTGCGAAGGTAACCGTGAATCACGAGCCCGGTGTCATGCACGTTTTGGTGCGGCCCTCTGTAAATTATCGGCACCTCAGCACGGGATTCCAGAATTAGAGGCAGCCCTTAAATTATCTCCCGACAACGATACTATTAAACGTGATTTAGAAGTGGCAAGAAAATTCTTTGACCTCGCCAATTAA
- the LOC123274573 gene encoding uncharacterized protein LOC123274573: protein MAKNIIKVLRVIILITTILCKIQETQSNQSTTRKNRTSGSSPRSALRLPAVERARKFICTEPQPRAYHLKDLMDSQGLLHSQEAPNHPSYLVVRRCDEHSGCCPSPELVCMPAEGSVYFEEFDVQFRSVDTKKTSHKRISVEQHHNCSCEPANRTQRETLETRRPKITVVS, encoded by the coding sequence ATGgctaaaaatatcataaaagtTCTCCGggtgattattttaattaccaCGATTTTGTGTAAGATTCAAGAGACTCAGAGTAACCAGTCAACTACGCGGAAGAATCGTACCTCAGGCAGCTCACCCCGGTCAGCTCTGCGGCTTCCCGCGGTAGAACGCgccagaaaatttatttgtacgGAACCCCAACCGCGTGCTTATCACCTGAAAGATTTGATGGACAGTCAAGGTTTGTTACATTCTCAAGAAGCACCAAATCACCCATCTTACCTGGTGGTACGTCGCTGTGATGAACATTCCGGTTGTTGCCCTTCTCCTGAGCTGGTCTGCATGCCCGCAGAAGGTTCAGTCTACTTCGAGGAATTCGATGTTCAGTTCCGGAGCGTTGATACTAAAAAGACCTCGCACAAACGGATCTCCGTTGAGCAACATCACAATTGTAGCTGCGAGCCGGCTAATCGAACCCAAAGAGAGACTCTGGAAACCCGAAGACCGAAGATTACTGTTGTGTCTTAA
- the LOC123274568 gene encoding nucleoprotein TPR: MEQSEDSDCDVLKKILTEDELTQVSDTVANKLRKYFNEHFEEYITAKAVFQHSKQSLEKKLEKLQKDFKERELDLEEHKGKLELTENHVNELQLKLDEAKNEIYKLQENVKRLQKETSEFRRQRDEAVDERNTLQMQVERRDHEVERLHTEVTSLSSQLQAAVTAKCQAIAEAEEIRSREMNLEYKEKRLDQERTLTAQQISALEIELSKRSMELQATRAEASSRALLTDTRLAQRDEELRICNETLTQLREANSTLQRRCDELNQKVEDQRSHELSMHSSYREEIGAQTRLADLYKGMADEANSKAEEFTNAVKELQDLLEQATEQYGALETECGQQKINYEELISQKDEKIAEMTKELEQANELLKSIKQERLDQAVEQLAPTAATTSRILKKGSSLTQIYTSLVDTVNELTLEREENERLKSQMDVILRELEERAPILQQQREEYSVALSNVATLTNQLDELLAQNNQMQESHDEAKRIAKHLTRENQKLKTELSDLARQVCFLLKEVQESRTGNTVPINMDSSMDADLASSDLISKKLVTFKDIEELQETNQKLLAVVRTLSSRQEEIERATDDVASGEVKEKLDRYAEQIAEMQASQERQTKMVESLMRQKDMYKSMYQQALNKTGKEIDNEEEEPMEQEEKNTCEGEVADKNKKIVEENKDKIKALESKLAETEIKLKQTSDEYEIYKKEKAAHERMLGEEIERLRKEAEINSTRCCRLKVQLDSSQERFNLLQANVATYKSQIKSLEERCANYSTTIAKHEQSIIMLKDDAMSSQTRLSRAEVQLETVKQERQLLRDSESRLLKEREMLHRERQTNALLKADVESIKASLERVQAEGQLRTEMRLDDSIRECAALRRRLQEEQDRFRELTSHLEKQLATAQERLAEEQSQGERLRSDLETARTAQTTAEKRADELEAKLRETITQSRAKPITGDENLAKRLQELEMQLASANAEIRSLTEQLKTARQQNQQYGDIADSTEAQLKDMTTQYEKQKRELETALEASRNAVLVLEKKVASLESELTQAQSGQQVTDAELKEKLAVAEAKLEELDEVKGELELMKSDLLNASQAAKEAEEKYAREMQLHSADLQALAKLRADSANVSKTIDELTRAKNVAVEALEAERLACHEREQKLQNDIEEMQKRIEDLDAQNSLLHNQVQELSDRTAIMQSNRSSLGGQESMDTSLDSSAMNRSLTGVEEDSKSAEQLLRVMKYLRREKDLAMTKLDVLKAENFRLKSQAEVAEKRLKESEILLSNQREQSEIEVVTTYKHADLLRKVETLNAIADSNRILREERDSLLAKVAELGNQVATLSEEVVPLREKARDLAGKNEAMIQENSSLKNEATRWRQRANTLVERANKASPEDWRRLQTERENLSKLLTSERETHAKRMEEFNALKTEKTKLEEKIAQLQKQIQSQSEQLLKVTEEARQLSQDYSQAIEDSATFKKDLDQLQKELGDKEAVLVDVKNKEIQIRKIAKKYKTQYEELAKTMEEEKTKADENQAAASGEVSVSEERENQLREEGREELRRQNQELTAKIEELTQQITAVQAEAESLKAEIEAMNKASFDKEERTKQLLKNARTRIVMLTDSNKKCEKELNELKMKCESASSDSDPNEHDARLAALKSQLEGRITRLEHEKAEANSEKETLLQRVGQLQRQLAAGVSGVNVTEPPTANIKPMSARAETPLASIRPMSVVVQSRTAAVLPTTANNPVLVAPQQQQQVVHTTETSSPTSSHTDYQPASTSSSVQQPSNLRQLAVQPQLSESAESTQREEPENIENINQQQPQQQAQQQQPCQAQQPQSQAQQPQDQQQQQQQPQTVALVSPRVEQQQQQQQSQQTSSEQQQTIASSSTPSVSTSQASSGHKRPRGLDTCASGSGVVEGTEHSRSEQSPSPKVKRIRTQELASTATTSGSDVEYQVPTSSQRDQDEEGEEGCIVVVDCDEGEGGSHHQAQEEEEFDNDPYEEMEEEEEDEDEEEEEEMPYGVEAEVEGDNNEVEIILEDDSRNVEVPRQAQPTIPTSQPPQQQSEAISSAGPTGEPSTFVSRSSRGIAPMPRQQQHFLLPQQGYEDGGDDSIVPSTPTLFVPRRGDGFGEAVSSPQVPQGRFTFGDSAPSSTPTLATPTATNVRTMFAPSGSGVAQVVQEGMDDTRMDLTQLEDGGTGRSVPTTPLQVSPAAELPPSTSGQSEEQEAPVSGTPVTAPSDAMETTPVPSIRVTDQESEQMEAVPGSSTVTTNDGVSSESDQQAAEIAASATVGNVDDDSIDVPADEEDTEEEGREAEASPSINTRQRSIAAAAAASGTPASGTADARGSPARRSNRTFRTGRAGRPTPIIWDNSQGAIGQSNRGHPGGIRGVNNEVARGRGSRGRRSMRPTKYGYPRY; encoded by the exons ATGGAACAGTCTGAGGATAGTGATTGTGATgtgctgaaaaaaattttaaccgaGGATGAGTTAACCCAAGTTTCTGATACAGTCGCCAACAAGCTTAGGAAGTATTTCAATGAACATTTTGAAGAATACATTACGGCCAAAGCCGTTTTTCAACACAGCAAACAAAGTCTTg aaaagaAACTTGAGAAACTACAAAAAGATTTCAAAGAACGTGAATTAGATTTAGAAGAACACAAAGGGAAGCTAGAACTAACTGAGAATCACGTAAACGAATTACAATTGAAACTCGACGAAGCGAAAAATGAGATTTACAAACTACAAGAAAATGTTAAACGGTTGCAAAAAGAAACATCAGAATTTCGTCGTCAACGTGACGAGGCAGTTGATGAACGTAACACGTTGCAGATGCAGGTGGAACGTCGTGATCACGAGGTAGAGAGACTGCACACTGAAGTAACATCGTTGTCCAGCCAATTACAGGCCGCCGTAACGGCGAAATGTCAAGCGATTGCCGAAGCTGAAGAAATTCGTAGCCGTGAAATGAATCTCGAGTACAAAGAAAAGCGACTTGATCAAGAGAGAACACTGACTGCGCAACAGATCAGTGCTTTGGAAATTGAATTGTCCAAAAGATCGATGGAGTTGCAAGCTACACGTGCCGAAGCATCTTCACGGGCTCTTCTGACTGATACGCGTCTCGCACAACGTGACGAAGAACTCAGAATATGCAATGAAACCTTGACGCAGCTGCGTGAAGCTAATTCAACCCTCCAGAGACGCTGTGATGAGCTGAACCAAAAAGTCGAAGATCAACGGTCCCACGAGTTGTCGATGCATTCGTCGTACCGCGAGGAAATTGGTGCCCAGACTCGACTTGCTGATTTGTACAAGGGTATGGCTGATGAAGCTAATTCAAAGGCTGAAGAATTCACTAACGCAGTGAAAGAGCTCCAGGATCTGTTAGAGCAAGCTACAGAGCAGTATGGAGCCCTCGAGACCGAATGTGGACAGCAGAAGATTAATTACGAAGAATTGATAAGTcaaaaagatgaaaaaattgcTGAGATGACAAAAGAATTGGAACAAGCTAATGAGCTTCTTAAAAGTATCAAACAAGAACGATTAGATCAGGCCGTTGAACAATTAGCGCCAACTGCTGCTACTACGAGTCGTATTTTGAAGAAGGGTTCGAGTTTAACTCAGATATACACATCGCTTGTAGATACTGTTAATGAATTGACTCTCGAACGTGAAGAAAACGAAAGACTTAAATCCCAGATGGATGTTATTCTTCGGGAATTAGAAGAGCGAGCGCCAATACTTCAACAACAGAGAGAAGAATACTCAGTAGCTTTGTCAAATGTGGCAACTCTCACGAATCAACTAGACGAATTGTTAGCACAGAATAATCAGATGCAAGAGAGTCATGATGAAGCTAAACGTATCGCCAAGCATTTGACTCGTGAGAATCAAAAGTTGAAGACTGAGTTGTCTGATTTAGCAAGACAGGTCTGTTTCTTGTTGAAAGAAGTTCAAGAAAGCCGAACTGGTAATACAGTTCCCATAAACATGGACAGTTCAATGGATGCAGATTTAGCCTCCTCagatttaattagtaaaaagcTGGTGACTTTTAAGGACATTGAAGAGCTACAAGAGACTAATCAAAAACTCTTAGCTGTTGTTCGGACATTGTCATCAAGACAAGAAGAGATTGAGCGTGCAACTGATGATGTTGCTAGCGGGGAAGTTAAGGAGAAACTTGACAGATATGCTGAACAAATTGCGGAAATGCAGGCCTCACAAGAGCGTCAAACTAAGATGGTTGAAAGTCTGATGAGACAAAAAGATATGTACAAGTCTATGTACCAACAAGCATTGAATAAGACTGGCAAGGAAATTGATAATGAGGAAGAAGAACCTATGGAACAAGAAGAGAAAAATACCTGTGAAGGAGAAGTTGCCgataaaaacaagaaaattgtTGAAGAAAACAAAGACAAAATCAAAGCGTTAGAGAGTAAATTGGCTGAGACAGAGATTAAGTTGAAACAGACTTCTGATGagtatgaaatttataaaaaagaaaaggctGCGCATGAACGAATGTTGGGTGAGGAGATTGAGCGGCTGAGAAAGGAGGCGGAGATTAATTCTACGCGTTGCTGTCGGCTTAAAGTGCAGCTTGATTCATCCCAAGAGCGTTTCAATTTATTACAGGCGAATGTTGCAACCTATAAGTCGCAGATTAAATCATTAGAAGAGAGATGTGCCAATTATAGTACGACTATCGCCAAACATGAACAGAGTATTATTATGTTAAAAGATGACGCTATGTCTTCTCAAACACGCTTGTCTCGTGCTGAAGTTCAATTGGAGACTGTGAAACAAGAGCGACAATTACTACGTGATTCTGAATCACGCTTGTTAAAAGAGCGTGAGATGTTACATCGTGAAAGACAGACCAATGCATTACTTAAAGCTGACGTCGAGTCGATCAAGGCAAGTTTGGAACGTGTGCAAGCTGAAGGTCAGCTGAGAACTGAAATGAGACTGGATGACTCGATTCGTGAGTGTGCTGCGTTACGTCGCCGTTTACAAGAAGAGCAAGATCGCTTCAGAGAGTTAACTTCTCATTTGGAAAAACAGTTGGCTACTGCTCAGGAGAGACTGGCTGAAGAACAAAGTCAGGGTGAACGTCTACGCAGTGATTTGGAGACAGCTCGCACAGCGCAAACAACCGCTGAAAAACGGGCAGATGAACTGGAAGCCAAATTGAGAGAAACAATCACTCAATCTCGGGCTAAGCCGATTACCGGCGATGAGAATTTAGCCAAGAGATTACAGGAGCTAGAGATGCAATTGGCAAGTGCTAATGCAGAAATCAGATCGCTTACGGAACAACTGAAGACTGCTCGGCAACAGAATCAGCAGTATGGAGATATTGCCGACAGTACAGAAGCGCAATTGAAAGATATGACAACTCAGTATGAAAAACAGAAGCGTGAATTGGAAACAGCACTCGAAGCATCGCGGAACGCAGTTTTGGTATTGGAAAAGAAAGTTGCGAGCTTGGAGAGTGAATTAACTCAGGCACAGAGTGGACAACAGGTCACTGATGCCGAGTTGAAAGAGAAACTCGCAGTAGCTGAAGCCAAACTTGAAGAATTGGACGAAGTTAAGGGAGAATTAGAGTTAATGAAAAGCGACTTGTTGAATGCGTCTCAAGCTGCCAAGGAAGCTGAAGAGAAGTACGCTCGGGAGATGCAACTTCATTCGGCAGACCTTCAAGCTCTGGCGAAACTTCGCGCTGATTCTGCAAATGTCTCGAAGACTATAGATGAATTGACTCGTGCTAAGAATGTAGCAGTTGAAGCACTCGAGGCCGAACGCTTGGCGTGTCATGAACGCGAACAAAAGCTTCAAAATGATATAGAAGAAATGCAAAAGAGAATTGAAGACCTTGATGCCCAAAATTCACTACTGCATAACCAAGTCCAGGAGCTGAGTGATCGAACAGCCATTATGCAGAGTAACAGGTCTTCTTTGGGAGGACAAGAGTCTATGGACACTAGCTTAGACTCGAGCGCGATGAATCGAAGTTTAACGGGCGTTGAAGAGGATTCCAAGTCAGCTGAGCAGTTATTGAGAGTTATGAAGTATCTGAGACGCGAAAAAGATCTCGCGATGACTAAATTGGATGTTTTGAAGGCTGAAAACTTTAGGCTTAAATCTCAAGCCGAAGTTGCTGAGAAACGACTCAAGGAAAGTGAAATTTTGCTGAGTAATCAACGAGAGCAGTCTGAAATCGAGGTTGTAACGACATATAAGCATGCAGACTTATTGCGCAAAGTTGAAACACTTAACGCCATTGCGGATTCAAACAGAATTCTCCGTGAAGAACGCGACTCTTTGCTTGCTAAGGTCGCAGAATTGGGTAATCAGGTAGCAACTTTATCCGAAGAAGTAGTACCACTCCGAGAAAAGGCTCGAGATCTTGCTGGTAAGAACGAAGCGATGATTCAGGAGAACTCTAGCCTGAAGAACGAAGCTACACGTTGGAGACAGCGTGCAAACACTCTCGTGGAACGTGCGAACAAAGCGAGTCCTGAAGATTGGAGAAGACTTCAGACGGAACGAGAAAATCTCAGCAAATTGTTGACCTCCGAGCGTGAGACTCATGCAAAACGTATGGAAGAGTTCAATGCGTTGAAGACTGAGAAAACTAAGTTGGAAGAAAAAATTGCCCAACTGCAAAAGCAAATTCAGAGTCAAAGTGAACAATTATTGAAGGTTACAGAGGAAGCACGACAGCTCAGTCAAGATTACAGTCAAGCTATTGAAGATTCAGCGACTTTCAAAAAAGATCTCGATCAACTTCAGAAAGAATTGGGAGATAAAGAAGCTGTGCTGGTTGATGTCAAAAACAAAGAAATTCAAATTCGTAAAATTGCCAAGAAATACAAGACTCAGTATGAAGAGCTTGCGAAGACCATGgaagaagaaaaaacaaaagcaGATGAAAATCAAGCGGCAGCCAGTGGAGAAGTGTCTGTTTCCGAAGAGCGCGAGAATCAGTTGCGTGAAGAAGGTCGTGAAGAGTTACGTAGACAGAACCAAGAATTGACGGCGAAAATAGAGGAACTGACCCAACAAATCACTGCCGTTCAAGCTGAAGCTGAATCTTTGAAAGCAGAAATCGAGGCTATGAACAAAGCGAGTTTTGACAAGGAGGAAAGAACTAAACAGTTGCTAAAAAACGCACGTACAAGAATTGTAATGTTGACAGATTCAAATAAAAAGTGCGAGAAGGAACTTAAtgagttaaaaatgaaatgtgAGTCGGCCAGCAGTGATTCAGATCCGAATGAACATGATGCCAGACTTGCTGCACTGAAATCACAGTTGGAAGGACGTATTACGCGATTGGAACATGAAAAAGCAGAAGCCAATTCCGAAAAAGAGACACTTCTTCAGCGAGTTGGTCAACTTCAGAGACAGTTGGCTGCTGGAGTCAGTGGAGTTAATGTTACTGAACCACCTACTGCAAACATAAAACCAATGTCTGCGCGTGCTGAAACTCCTTTGGCCAGCATTCGTCCCATGAGCGTTGTCGTTCAATCTCGTACAGCTGCAGTTTTACCAACAACCGCGAATAACCCAGTACTTGTCGCCCctcaacaacagcaacaagtCGTTCATACTACAGAGACCAGTTCGCCTACTAGCAGCCACACCGACTATCAACCTGCAAGCACAAGTAGTTCCGTCCAACAGCCGTCTAATTTACGCCAGCTTGCAGTCCAGCCTCAGCTAAGCGAATCTGCGGAATCTACACAGCGGGAAGAACCAGAGAATATCGAGAATATTAATCAGCAACAGCCTCAGCAGCAGGCTCAACAACAACAGCCATGTCAGGCTCAACAACCTCAGTCTCAGGCTCAGCAGCCACAAgaccagcagcaacagcaacagcagccTCAAACTGTTGCTTTGGTGAGTCCAAGAGTCgagcagcagcaacagcaacaacagtCTCAGCAGACAAGTAGCGAGCAGCAACAGACCATTGCAAGCAGCTCAACACCGTCTGTGAGTACATCTCAGGCTTCCAGTGGACACAAGCGACCTCGAGGACTAGACACTTGTGCTTCCGGGTCAGGCGTTGTTGAAGGAACTGAGCACAGTAGGTCCGAGCAATCGCCAAGTCCTAAAGTTAAGAGAATTCGTACGCAAGAACTGGCTTCAACTGCGACTACCAGCGGTTCTGATGTCGAGTATCAAGTACCGACTTCCAGTCAACGAGATCAAGATGAAGAAGGCGAGGAAGGTTGTATCGTCGTAGTAGATTGTGATGAAGGCGAGGGTGGTAGTCATCATCAAGCTCAGGAGGAAGAAGAGTTTGATAACGATCCGTATGAAGAAATGGAGGAGGAAGAAGAAGACGAGGAtgaggaagaagaagaagaaatgcCCTACGGAGTTGAAGCTGAAGTTGAAGGTGACAACAATGAAgtggaaattattttagaagatGATTCTAGAAATGTTGAAGTACCTAGACAAGCACAGCCAACTATTCCAACTAGTCAGCCTCCGCAGCAACAGTCTGAAGCCATCAGTAGTGCTGGACCAACAGGAGAACCTTCAACCTTTGTATCGAGATCATCTCGCGGTATTGCGCCGATGCCAAGGCAACAGCAGCACTTTTTACTCCCACAGCAGGGTTATGAAGACGGTGGAGACGATAGTATCGTTCCTAGTACTCCAACTCTTTTTGTACCACGTCGTGGTGACGGTTTTGGTGAAGCTGTCAGCTCACCCCAGGTTCCTCAAGGTCGATTTACTTTCGGTGATTCGGCACCGTCATCAACACCGACACTGGCTACTCCTACTGCCACTAATGTGAGGACGATGTTCGCACCTTCAGGCTCTGGAGTCGCTCAGGTGGTTCAAGAAGGAATGGATGACACGAGAATGGACTTGACGCAACTGGAAGACGGAGGAACTGGACGCAGTGTACCAACAACGCCACTTCAGGTATCGCCAGCTGCAGAATTGCCTCCTTCGACTAGTGGACAATCTGAGGAACAAGAAGCTCCGGTTTCTGGCACTCCGGTGACAGCCCCGAGTGATGCGATGGAAACTACTCCAGTGCCGAGTATTAGAGTAACTGATCAGGAGAGTGAACAGATGGAAGCGGTTCCGGGGTCGAGTACTGTGACGACAAATGATGGAGTGAGCTCAGAAAGCGACCAACAGGCTGCTGAAATTGCAGCTTCTGCTACCGTTGGTAATGTTGATGATGATTCCATTGATGTGCCTGCCGACGAAGAAGACACCGAAGAAGAAGGTCGGGAAGCTGAAGCCAGTCCTTCTATTAATACAAGACAGAGGTCCATTGCAGCAGCTGCCGCTGCATCTGGTACTCCGGCTTCTGGTACTGCTGATGCACGCGGTTCACCTGCCAGGAGATCTAACAGGACATTTCGTACCGGTCGCGCTGGAAGACCTACACCAATCATCTGGGACAATAGTCAAGGAGCTATAG gTCAGTCAAATCGAGGTCATCCAGGAGGGATAAGGGGAGTCAACAATGAAGTAGCACGTGGTCGTGGCTCTCGTGGCCGACGTAGTATGCGTCCCACCAAGTACGGTTATCCTCgttattaa